Part of the Neisseria brasiliensis genome is shown below.
GTCACCAATCCACACTTGCGTTTGCGGCGACACCAAGTCATTGTCGCTGCGTTTTTGTACCGTAAAGCCTAAACTGGCAGCAGTATCAAAGGCCGTCTGAAAACGCTCGGGATGGCGCGGCACAATCACTAATAAAGCATCGCCTTGATAGCGCTGCCATGCTTTCAATAATAACTCCGCTTCATCGGTGCCTTTGTGCGCACGGGTACTGGCACACAACACCACCGGCCGGTTGCCGATGCGTTCCTTAAATGCTGCCGCCAACGAGCGCATGCCTTCCGGCGGGGTGATATCGTATTTGGTGTTGCCGCAGACATGCACATTCGACGCGCCGATTAAATGCAGGCGCTCGGCATCGGCGGCGGTTTGGGCAAAGCAGCCACACAAAGTTTGCATGGCAGGTGCGACCAAGCGGCGGATTTTCAAATAGCCGTTTTGCGATTTTTCCGACAAGCGCGCGTTCGCCAAAAACAGCGGCACGCCCTCTTCGGCACAACCGTAAATCAAATTCGGCCAGATTTCGGTTTCCATCAACACACCGAACCGCGGCTTGTGTTCGCGCAAAAATTGCTCAATCCACTCCGGCTTGTCATAAGGCAGATAACGGCATTGCGCATCGGGGAACAATTCTTCAGCGGCGGCGCGGCCGGTCGGCGTCATCTGCGTCAGCAACAGCGGCGCATCGGCAAAATAACGGCGCAAGGCAGTAATCAAGGGCTGCACGGCGCGGGTTTCACCCACCGACACGGCGTGAATCCAAATCGGCTGTTGCACCGGATTGTGCAAAGGCGCGCCGAAACGTTCGTCCCAGTTATCCAAATAAGCAGGCGATTTGTCGGCACGTTTTTTTAGGTAGCGGCGGATCAGCGGCGGCACTGTTTTCCAAAGTTGTGTGTAAAGCCAACGGTTTATCATGCTATTTCTACTTTGTGGTTGTCGTTATTTAGTCAATATTCTAGCTTATTTAATCGCAAACGGAAAACAAAAGCCGTCTGAAAACATGAATCATCGGCTTTCAGACGGCCTTGTGGATAAGCTGACATTAACAGATTATTGTTTTAGTGAAAGTGCATCATCCTACAATAGCGCACCCGTTTTTTGATGACAAACTCAAATTTATTTTCAGACGGCCTGCTCTTCCGAAACTTCGCCTGCCCTACGCTCCAGCAAATAAGTGCGCAAACGTTGCAACTCATAGCCATCGAGCCAGCGGCGGCGGGTGCGCTGCAACAAAATCACCAAGCCGGAAACTTCGTTGCGGGTATTGGCACCGAGCCATAAAAAACCCTGCCAATCAAACGGCAAATGCTGCGCCAGCTTTTCCAATTCGGGATTCGGGCCGTTGTCAAAACGAATGCGGCGCGCGTAGTGGCCTTTAATCAGGCGCACGGTCAAACGCAATTCGCGCTGCAATTGGGCAAACTGGCGGCTGATGAGCTTGGCTTCCGCTTCGCTGATTTCCGGCTGCTGCAGCTTGGCCGAAGTGGTGAGCAGCAATTCGGTGCTGTTGACGATTTTGCGGTGCGCCAACTGCATCGACT
Proteins encoded:
- the waaA gene encoding lipid IV(A) 3-deoxy-D-manno-octulosonic acid transferase: MINRWLYTQLWKTVPPLIRRYLKKRADKSPAYLDNWDERFGAPLHNPVQQPIWIHAVSVGETRAVQPLITALRRYFADAPLLLTQMTPTGRAAAEELFPDAQCRYLPYDKPEWIEQFLREHKPRFGVLMETEIWPNLIYGCAEEGVPLFLANARLSEKSQNGYLKIRRLVAPAMQTLCGCFAQTAADAERLHLIGASNVHVCGNTKYDITPPEGMRSLAAAFKERIGNRPVVLCASTRAHKGTDEAELLLKAWQRYQGDALLVIVPRHPERFQTAFDTAASLGFTVQKRSDNDLVSPQTQVWIGDSMGELFAYYLSANVAFVGGSLVDTGCQNIIEPIACGVPTLFGPSTYNFAAACDLAVKAGAAQQIKSAEEWLQAAETCLNDAEVSNRFSGNAEAFVSAHRGASERMAYEIGKMILKKEVLRFKKDDAQETTPVIVGK